acacctttttttagtttttttagtcgtgtgtattcctacgccagagttcaatatatagtctcgttcaaccatcggctgtctccttaCATCTCCGGAAAgtagagagtcagtctatatttagaggtcgcatcatcaagctatcacgtgacctggtatctcttacttgtcggagattaacagagacagccaatcatctggttgaacgagactagagttcattattggttggatccatacaatttttgaaatatttggaataccaaaacatagtttgatgaaatcaattctattttaaaaaattacacaacatgattcattagaggttttctcgaaattctagTCGGAAAAGtcagagaattcatattataaaaatgtgtataattcaaatgcagattataaactacttgccaagcaaactagcatatcgttgattttaaaataaatactattcgataaaatcaactctcgtcagtacatcagtactagtactttgatttaaaaaccgaacccgcctacaaaacacgtaaccttttctctaagataacttctttatttaaaaatagttctaaatttttgaaaactatgtgcaagtttagaattgttgcgtgatgacaaaatttacagaccctgcaacgtactactacaccaaaaaacgTGCGACTTActtgcgagaaacgtttcgtgtaaaccgtttagcgtttcgtgtgattgtgaagcgtttcgtgtaaaccgtttagcgtttcgggcaaagcgtgttaatcgtttcgggcaaagcgtgcgagaaccgcgTGAAacattcatcagatttcattcggaactcactGACACTTCAATTCACTTtcaattgatgaaagggaatatatccaagatatcttcattgaacaattttcactcataaaatttcacaggaacgaaaacaattttcttacgaagatttataatgggaaatgtttacatcttttctccattcggaagtactcgggatacctcgcgcaatttttaaacgttttcatccgggcttattaatggctgatgcaatgcaaaatccccgtagactttcaatattgggatgtgtattgaaacctgaagcggtagagggggcgtttcaacacatataatctggacatttttcatataagtggatgaacgtagtttgagcacaaaggtatttactattattaaaatatcaagcaaaaagtggtggaagaaaaaactcggacatagtatattttataaatttatgaaactttgaagtgttttgaaattctttaaccagggaacaacgatgtctatatatagatCAGTAATAGGATAAGGTAATGTCAAACATCGCAGACTgtacgaatatttaagaaactgtttttattacaagtgttaccgttaataattaaatcaaagtttgccgaatcttcctggaattaaacataggttgtaaatttactttgtataaaaactttcttcatggttactcagtgtgaaacattctttaccttagacgttttacttttccactaagcatccgCCTTCGTTGCCTTTCCTTTACACTACATCTTAATTTATCATGTTCATAAGTGATTATTCGttcgcattttaaaatatttaatgtccgtattctcggactccatgctaggaaatttagttgaatataagctacgtcattcttatccatgtgcatgttgtcgacggcgcgcggccaaagaaattttctcaatcgttctttaaaaagctttaaagttatacaatatagaatatacaagtaatttttatatacataccttaattaatttgtttgcaagtttataactaatgattattcctttatcggcaccacttataatttactcaaaactctctctctttctctctcattctctctctctctcttctttctctcattcaagtcacgagcggcaatgtcttaactccgcccagctacgatctgattggacaaaggtcagtgaAAACATTAGGTAGAAACTTTTCCGGAGTAAACCCCTATTAAAGGCTTCAATGTACTTCGCTGTAACTtaaacgatcatgttttgataagcatataattttttttattcttactgagaccattcgactttgtacaagcagcacacataacctcggacatcgagtgtctcctgcacctggctgaacctgtaaATCAacctctgtgtatttgttttcattggatggtcaaggGTCTCTTtatttgtcaatagccaatggaaaattaatgacttcaaggtaatcggaatcagtatttcatgaagcatacaattcaaatgacaaaaattttattaattatctgaaaattatttaaaccactgttaatggaaaacaaagagtctaagaagtaattaacacacagggatttgcctacaatgaacacagtcatgcaattactagtaattattatgggaatctttacgcatggtacttaattcgaacagattataataatctatacactgtatgccgttacacatgtacgaagcgccggtaatatatacgaatattgagtcaaaaatttaactcatttttatttcttgttcttttcaatacaatgtgaaattactttcagaaaaaaaatccgaaatactaattacaactttcttttttgtgtaatcatttgaattttttctgggttcatgtatatatatgtacagaacataCTTATTTATGTTACGAATGATACGatataggaaaaaaataatcggttgttcgtagaacatttttatcttacgaatgtgactaatttaattttaaatatttttcaacattatcaatgtaaataatatcaggtgtatttactgtttgtgtttttacatcgtaatctctgaaacaaaaaaaaatactaatgttagcagaaaaatcaaatcccgccgaatactgaaaaaccgatttcagttagcaatcatacggattttatttttggtattgactattgagttacggtaactttttttctgggtgattttattatttatttttttatgtaaaagcaccattccaacagttactcaattatataacaattgatgacctggggctatatatatatggtccgagctgtgtgcgctgaagcgacacaagattctcggtcgcatgtggcgattgaatttacacagactgaccgaataaacaaacgggtgggaaagtgaaacaaattgttacacatgagaagaagccaccaaaaatgattttcgatagatcttgatatcgttttgacaattaaaaaagtcCAGCGCGAGCtactgtcagcggggcgggagggggcagcaatgagttcgcttctacaaagaaacgaacgaccatgtagaaaaactacagaagtgattaatatgtgaccgatagaatctaatctaaagttgtttaaaattcatgtgaattttttttgaaaaaaatcatcgaatgcctcaattcaggacattttttatcgtgctagcacctactgcaaacatgttacatggaactttgattatgatttgatttctttaaactaccttgtatgctatctataaatcaatgcttaatcaactgtacaagtttaatgaatttatcttttcatcttaaacgaatataatagttgaaaacataataaaatatagttgtgtccgtgcaaaatatgaaacatgaacgcgcgataaggtacatgtagaagaacacgaaccgtCCCCGGATTACTTGTCCACTCGCCCCggttctcctcagccatgtgcgagggatgatcatcatttaaaggtttacaatttgtgtgtgtgtggggggggggggttgatttaaaacattatttgtgcagtttctaaaatattttacataaacaaactaaccattaatttatgtcttacATGTACGATGTttacgatttggagtaatatcgctcattaatattcatttacactcaaatgttcaattgaataaatacaagatggacaaacttttataggattaaattaaaacagttcctgtttttacggctatattaactcaaacacgttcatatgcatgtaagtgtgcgtcgcggtgtgagaatcttgtgtattaaataccCGCTTaattaccgctaggtagtgcagccgtggctgatctcatcGGCCGTTGGCGAAGGATATATTAcctaaaggtacatgtacaacgcacagacagaTTTCACAcagagattttctctatttgtgAATATGATTAAGTTGGGGAATAGCTTGGTAGGATGCCACTCGGCTTTCTACTGGTTGCTAATGGAAAAGAGAAACAATtccgtaaaattaaaacaagttctttattctttaaacgTCGGATGGAAAGTCAATTAAGTAAATTCACCAACCATCCGGCTTAATTTGGAATTGCTCTCATTGACTAATCAGGATACTTGATTTAAATGCTAGCGGGCTAATTTCACAGAATTTCTTTTACGAGCTGACACTGATTACTAAAGGCCAAAAAGGTGATATAGTCAATTAGATGAATTTCGATGTACGTATGTTAACAAAGAGAAGATTAAGTAAAGCCGAAACGAGTAAAGTGTCGCTCTGATAACACAAAGAATTTATCTTGAAAGGTTTGCCTGAACAAGGAATTTGTcagtttatttaacaaattaacttaTTGTCCGACAATCTGTCGTAACTAAATAATTTCCAGAAAAGTGTTAAATTGTTTAGATGCCATGgttatacaattaaaaagtaaaacgcTACCAATAAATTTTCTCGATCaagaaacactttttttttaacactgagaaaaaatacaaagcatttaaaataagtaaaatttaaatgattttgaaataaaaattgtaactctaaaatgctaaaaatagaaaaattaacttGTGCTGAGTTAACACTCAGAAATTATAACCTATAGATAgttttctgaattttaaaactttaatgtaacacagACACAGTTCAGAACctaggaagatttgaaaagtttgcagtataatgaccatactctattaaatagaagttatttattttaaacttaaaacccacaattgatctgtgtctattattgctttagatttagaatgacattgcttttattaattaactgaacgatttctcaattgacatccaatcgtttaatccataaaaaaattatgtgtaatcaaaacgaaaccAATTATCAAGTTCGcagctaaataaactcatacatgtatatgagagacACAggtctcgtgtattagataaccgctgaccgctacagccgcgagcatggtgactaatcagccaggaaagctgaaacttgtatgaaagcatcctctggtagtgtaggttcaaagttgtgaaaatcatgacccctgggggtagggtggggccacaatggggggtcgaacttttacataggaatatacagagtaaatctttaaaaatcttcttctcatgaaccataggatcaggaaagctgaaacttgtgtggaagcatcctcaggtagtgtagatacaatgttgtgaaaatcatgacctccgggggtaggatggggccacaatggggggggggtcaaacttttacataggaatatctagagtaaatctttaaaaatcttcttctcagaaagtaatcagccaggaaagctgaaacttgtgtggaagcatcttcaggtactgtagatacaaagttgttaaaattatgtccccccgggggtaggatggggccacaatggggggttgaagtttaatataggaatatatagagttaatctttaaaaaacttcttctcagacactaatcagccaggaaagctgaaacttgtgtggtagcatcctcaggtagtgtagatacaaagttgtaaaaaatcatgacccccgggggtaggatggggccacaatggggggtcgaagtttaacacatgaatatatagagtaaatctttaaaaatcttcttctcagaaactaatcagccaggaaagctgaaacttgtgtggaagcatcctcaggtagtgtatattcaaagttaggaaaatcatgacccccggggatagggtggggccacaatggggggttgaaattaaacataggaatatatacagtaaatctttaaaaatcttcttctcagaaactaatcagccagatgattctttataattgtttagactttggccccaggacaattctttggctttacaagaaggttcagagtttgatgtaggtttatatcccatatataaactattgttaaggatctttttgagaactgcaatactcaacatatgataggactataaaatcatcctgttagaaaagggactaatgattataaacataagaatatccaggggtaaatggattttatttatacatgatctacatgaattattgtacattgtccagatagtttgtattaattatgactccattaagctgattttattatacctattgttcctcaggtgagcgatgtggcccatgagcctcttgttttttcttctttccacTGATGCCTACATGAGACAAGGcattttttgtgataaaaaacatttttttaaatagaatatttttttctccaagagtaaagtttttttttgcaGTTGTCTTTGTAAAAATACTATTGTGTAATATGCTCGCACATTTAATAAACACATACTTCTATTTAACAAATAGGTGGTGCtctaaaacatgttttgatgaTAATTTGACATTGTACATTTATATGACCTGATTCTTCTTCTAAAGAAAATCcttcttaagaagatttttgTGTAAAGATACAGGAAAACatccaaatttaaaatttaaattactatttaaattactttgtatagattttaatttagaatttaaattactatgtatgaattttttttctttactaaataatactTTGTAGATAatcaaaacatgattttttattttagatctAATAGACATTGTTTTTACCACCCACCTTCCTTGAACCAAGTAAATTACTATAAAaggatattttgattttagttaAATAGTTGGTGTTCTAAAACacaaggtacatgtagttgGACGTGTATGCCTATTCACTTAATGCTTATGTACCTCTCATGCTCCTATGAATCGCAAAACCAAAGTAAAGTTTACAACAAAACATCCTTTAATGTGGCGTTATTAAAATGTAGGCCCGTATCATGCAGTGCAACAATTCTTCGGTACTAGTATCATAacacttttctttttcaaatcgTGACacacgtaattttttttcattagatattcatttttgacttGTTGTCAGTAAGGCCTAAAAGGCATATCAATTTTAAGACAACAAAGTTATAAGAGAGACTGTTGAagttttattaagatatatgTAGAATAATTAAGGCGAAATAGGGATAAACGTAAATATGTGaacatgattattttaattgttcATATTAAAATACTCTTTTGTCACTACGTGCAAATGTCCGAGAAGGTAATGTGTAGCACAAAAAGAATGGATGAATCGTCTTATATTTCGTTGATATGATTCGTCTTCAATTTTGTAAATGCATTCTCTCTCCCAGTAGATGACGATTCGAATAATACTTCACTCCCATTGTTTTCTTGATGGCATGCATCCACAATTTTGGGGTTTGTTGCAACAGTTCGTAAATGTACACACTTGTCTCGATTCAAGTTGATGCaacatttgtttgcaaaataatAGAAGACGAATTCGATAATCAAAACTAATAACCCTGCAATGATACCAACTCCTGTTAGATAAAAAGCCGCTTGAAGGTCGATTAAAGAAATGGATTTCGATTGAAGACCAGAAGGTGCAAAACAAAAAATCGACTTTGGCCAGTGTTTTTCTTTAAAGGTTTGTAGAATGCCTCCTTCCTGAAGGGATATTATTCTGCAATTGACAACGTATTTATTGAGTTCTGATTTGCATATACACAAACGTTCTCTATCCAACAGAATGAAAAACTGCATATCTCTTTTGAGTAGAGGCAGTATAATCAAGAATGTCCGTGCTtgctgtatgaaaaaaaaatctaaaaaattttaaggttcagtataacaatgtaaaaagttttagaggtcagtatttttttcattgtaaaatactgttgtttaaatttttttaaccaaattgaGTCCAGCTTTGCTTGCCAAAATATctttcattttaatgattttatctaaataatgaaaacatattGATGAATGTGATACTTGTAAACTTCTAACGATGTGATTTACCGgttacataattatacaaacGAGTTTTCGAGGAGCATGTTGTAAAGTTGGTCCATAAAAGCAACTAACGTAATCATAAATTGTATATCTTGatattttaaactatttttggTATCTTGAAAGCTgctatttttactaaattaccGCAACTGATTCCTAAGAACACTGATGGATTCAAATTCAAATCGATATATAGTGTGTTAAAGATAATGGTATGATACTTACTGATCGGAGAAGGTTTTTGTGTACAAGGAGTTATTTGGCAGACCCACAGCATAAAAGTTATTCGGAATCTCCTCCTCAGCTGTCATCAAGTCGCATTGATTTGATTTTCGAATGTCCATATAAACTTTATCTCCAAAGTAAACATACTTCTCCCGATACATTTTGTCGATGTGGACATTAGGATCCGGACTTAACACCTCTGGATCCGTCTCGTTAAACTTTTTGATCCCTGCCCACACAGCTTGTAAAGTATCCACTGTAGAtgactgcaattttttttaaagtactgtctttttacaattaatcaatttatataaatttcaatACATTTGCATTAAGCATTTCTGTCCCTTGagcaatattttttctatagtatgattttttttattggaatagACACATTTAAATCCAGTTAGGTAAGGAGCTATACATTCTCTGGTTTTTCTCTGATATATCATATGGAAAAGGTATACATGTTCAAGGCGTGTTTGTAGACTAGTCTAAGTGCAAAATACACCATACTTGGACTGGCAAAAAAATTTGGTACagtgttaaaataaatatatctaaaatatcttACATTAAACCAAGTCACAAAGAAGGTGCCACCAATTGTACCCCATTTATACTCTGATTGAGCAATCATCTCATCCAGAGAATTAAATGGCGGTTTATCTAATGGTACAGTTAGGAAAGCGATCAGGTTTCCACTGTACGTTCCAACCAGAACGATAGAAAACAACCAGAAAGCGCTGACGAGGGTACGGCCACTGGGGGATTTAGGAACACTTTCGCCTCCTTCAACAGAACAATGATGGTCATACAAAATTTACTTGCGACTTCTCATAGTTTTAGTAGAGTAAGTATTTAAAGGGATCTAGGAATTCATACACATACATTATTCGCAGGAATAAAGTTTTGTTTAAGATTAAGACTCAAAATGAAGCACTATCATGGATTAATGATGTCCTTGAATTAATCATACTTACTCGTACATTTCATTGAACGATAGATATATTGTTTGAAATTTCATATGAAACATCCACATTTTATCTTCCGTATGATACAGTAAAAACGGTTATagaaaacacgcttataatgaactGACGCTTACAGCGGCGTAATTTTTATTTACCAAGGCTAATTTACATGTTGTAAACGTGACGGATATAACTAATTACGTTTATAACAAAGTACATTCAAACGTCACTTGCGTTTCATtttaagcgtgttttactgcaTATTGACTCCACTGAACttcttaagtttatttttgttcatagTTTTTGGTTGCAGGGTACCTTGAGTCAGCAGAGCACCAAACATGTACCAAAAGGAGTGCTGGAAATCCTGTTGACCCTGGGTACCATGGACTTTGTAATATGGAGACAGTTGTTCTGTTATACACAAAAAGAAGGCATAAACTACCAGAACTACCGCCGTGCATACCATTACCTGTAATACATAAACATTTATGCATATAAAGTTTAGGGTAAGTTcgagttttattaattttgcaaaTCAAAGAAATCTTTCTTGAACTAGGCTTACGGCAATCATATTTGTGTGaggcattatacatgtaacacctaTGTTAACAATTCTAGACAtcaaaagaagtaaaaaaatggAAATAGTTCTGAGCTGAAATAGTGTCTATGTCATTGATATTTACCTCCCATCGTAGTGGTTTCGCAAGAATGAAGAGTTTCTTTTCATTAGGGTCAGGTTTTTTCATCAGAAGGGTAGAAGTATCGTAATAGAACGGAATAGTGAAGTCCATCACCATTTCTCTGTCAGGGCGTACAGAGGTAGTAGCTACCATTAaatcaacttcctgttttgGATTCAATTCATATGTAGAGTACATATTGTAACTGCAACGTTTCATAATAAGTCAATATGGCTTCTTAGATTGAAACACCAATCGAGAATTTTGAGAACTGAACTTTTGGATCGAGAAAACCGaccatttaattatttgtaccacgtggactttgattgacagtaattgacacgtgctgaaaactacaagatctttgTCCCACGGTCATCATAGAAAACGAGGTTAAAGCGATTCTCTAAATGAAACACATCCTTACTTACTCGATAATTcataaatggtttaccaatttaggttcattttaaaatgaatagacatgaatatgtcaaataaccctgTCCAGGAGATTCTttgcgagccctgcatgtgttttgtttacagtaaatacgcatgcgtaatagtatagaaggctgaaccccgaacacgttgcgatgtaaaTATGTGATAGGTTTTAcgtaattataaattttaataaaataataatatttattgcatagagaactttgaaattttctgaaagtttatgcattcatgagtagtacaaaaataccgaacccgatcggaatattttttcaagtcggttttttgatcagatgcgccgtactgtctctttaaattatttaaaagtagtAAATTTTATGGAAGATGATGAAGGTATGTAATGTTTGGCTTTCGTTGGCTACACTACCCGTCTTTCTAATTGTCCCACCATTCCACTCCATGACCCATTTTGCAGCAGTGTCCCGAATTCCCCATCTGGCGCTTCTATCACAGTGTATCTACGTTGAACGAAACGAAATGGACAGTTAAGTTCATAACATTCATTAAATGATCGAAAACAATACCTTTAGATTAATATATCGGTGTTCTAAAAGTTAAGACTGACTACGAAATCTATGTGCACGCTTCTGAAAAGTTggctaaaattattttttcctctACGATATGCTATTCGGATACTATACCCTaaatctagtacatgtacatgtaactataataTGTTTCATATTTGTATATGTGCAAATACTCATAATAGCCCCGATGGAACTTTGTTTTCTCTAgaatatactgtagaagcacatattttagTTGGGTTAATATTTCGTTGCTTTTCAACCAAATTGTAATGCGCATAAATTAAGTTTGTAatgtgatattttataatacatatgtaGAAACCAGACACAACCTAATACTATTAAACAAGACCCCAAAAGCTGACTGCGTGTCTACTTAGGGTCTGGTTGGGGTGCACTTTTAAA
The window above is part of the Magallana gigas chromosome 10, xbMagGiga1.1, whole genome shotgun sequence genome. Proteins encoded here:
- the LOC105318982 gene encoding glutamate receptor U1, whose product is MWDEQKYSKYVIVITCFILFHHAKENNVSECESKHIGIVYSKLQEVNLDEIQTNRCIIYFVDFSEPYLVLQKVHEMSKKDYDFIFFPSNIPTFIQDFAGYFTSKTIITEQTRNCWPSVNNPEATALEVISDGRRIVKENRSQFQLQKVASMSIAIFKELRWRLSVIFFDNLYALLVDVFTERINQDYFVQKLYNVDDISDEHNLLMLLKGLYLELAEHHINFTIFCSPNNTRRILKQASVFDQSKRNFRFTALRDHSSWFVVTTSPDFDDDIGTNNSILDNVILLNLIEKEFEPVVNVKNCTTRKSDANIFFLYTLLWKTKLDCSPRCNLYRQFEPIGCVDSNGLLTYSSFFPNSNFGFNCRHLFVTTIWWPPFTERFIENGTTVKYFGYCMDLLRELAKALNFTYTVIEAPDGEFGTLLQNGSWSGMVGQLERREVDLMVATTSVRPDREMVMDFTIPFYYDTSTLLMKKPDPNEKKLFILAKPLRWEVMVCTAVVLVVYAFFLCITEQLSPYYKVHGTQGQQDFQHSFWYMFGALLTQGGESVPKSPSGRTLVSAFWLFSIVLVGTYSGNLIAFLTVPLDKPPFNSLDEMIAQSEYKWGTIGGTFFVTWFNSSTVDTLQAVWAGIKKFNETDPEVLSPDPNVHIDKMYREKYVYFGDKVYMDIRKSNQCDLMTAEEEIPNNFYAVGLPNNSLYTKTFSDQIISLQEGGILQTFKEKHWPKSIFCFAPSGLQSKSISLIDLQAAFYLTGVGIIAGLLVLIIEFVFYYFANKCCINLNRDKCVHLRTVATNPKIVDACHQENNGSEVLFESSSTGRENAFTKLKTNHINEI